One window from the genome of Acuticoccus sp. I52.16.1 encodes:
- a CDS encoding ABC transporter substrate-binding protein, translating to MKRLLLTAAALSLLAQAASAETLVVSSWGGSFRDLIADTIGKKFTEETGVEVEFITGGTIDRLNQAKLSRDNPESDVTFTTSHIGWLYANDGLFEELDLSKIPNAEHLVEQAKISPFHIGAWAYVYTIGYLPDMVPDGITFDSWNDLWSPELEGMIAAPDFDPSHIIAVSAKLEGVDIENWQDATEKLLALKPNFKAFYTNDANSQQLLATGETPVQILLSMNAYHMKSQGLDVALAIPEEGAVLGVDTMGITAGTEKVDLAYEFLNAALDPEVQAQIAEIKKGSPVVSNVELPEELASLPGIFTTPEQWESQTLIIPHELRAEKTAEWRKWFSENMIAGN from the coding sequence ATGAAACGTCTCCTACTGACCGCCGCGGCACTGAGCCTCCTCGCTCAGGCCGCCTCCGCCGAGACCCTCGTCGTGTCGAGCTGGGGCGGCAGCTTTCGCGACCTGATCGCCGACACCATCGGCAAGAAGTTCACCGAAGAGACCGGCGTCGAGGTCGAATTCATCACCGGCGGCACGATCGACCGGCTGAACCAGGCCAAGCTGAGCCGCGACAACCCGGAAAGCGACGTCACCTTCACGACCTCGCACATCGGCTGGCTCTACGCCAACGACGGGCTGTTCGAAGAGCTGGACCTGTCGAAGATTCCGAATGCGGAACATCTCGTCGAGCAGGCGAAGATCAGCCCGTTCCACATCGGCGCCTGGGCCTACGTCTACACCATCGGCTACCTGCCCGACATGGTGCCCGACGGCATCACCTTCGACAGCTGGAACGACCTGTGGTCGCCGGAACTGGAAGGCATGATCGCCGCGCCCGACTTCGACCCCTCCCACATCATCGCCGTCTCCGCCAAGCTCGAGGGCGTCGACATCGAGAACTGGCAGGACGCGACCGAGAAGCTCCTGGCGCTGAAGCCGAACTTCAAGGCCTTCTACACCAACGACGCCAACTCGCAGCAGCTGCTGGCCACCGGCGAAACCCCGGTGCAGATCCTGCTGTCGATGAACGCCTATCACATGAAGTCGCAGGGTCTCGACGTGGCGCTGGCGATCCCCGAGGAGGGCGCGGTCCTCGGCGTCGACACGATGGGCATCACCGCCGGAACGGAGAAGGTCGACCTCGCCTACGAGTTCCTCAACGCCGCGCTCGACCCTGAGGTGCAGGCGCAGATCGCCGAGATCAAGAAGGGCAGCCCGGTCGTGTCAAACGTGGAGCTTCCCGAGGAGCTGGCGTCGCTCCCCGGCATCTTCACCACGCCCGAGCAGTGGGAGAGCCAGACCCTGATCATCCCGCACGAGCTGCGCGCCGAGAAGACCGCGGAATGGCGCAAGTGGTTCTCGGAAAACATGATCGCCGGCAACTGA
- a CDS encoding glyoxylate/hydroxypyruvate reductase A, with amino-acid sequence MTDTLVFHSGLDPFDVWRDALAPHLDGHVRIEEAHAVTDPETVRFALVWMPPAGFFARFPNLELVINLGAGVDRLVARDDLPDVPITRLSDPQMGRMMAGFVLFAVLRHARDIPHFEAAQARSEWAYKHPRAASETTVAVLGLGELGALAATEIARQGYDTHGWATRPKDLAGVTVHCGDDALGALLAKADIVVCMLPLTPETRERLDAAAFAAMKPGAAFINVSRGAVVDEAALVEALRSGHLSGATLDVFTSEPLAPDHPLWTLPGVLITPHLASVALPDSAAPQIAANIRAVQTGGALINEVSRSRGY; translated from the coding sequence ATGACCGATACGCTCGTCTTCCACAGCGGTCTCGACCCGTTCGACGTCTGGCGCGACGCGCTCGCCCCGCACCTGGACGGGCACGTCCGGATCGAGGAGGCTCACGCCGTCACCGATCCCGAGACCGTTCGTTTCGCGCTGGTATGGATGCCGCCGGCCGGCTTCTTCGCGCGCTTCCCCAACCTCGAACTCGTCATCAATCTCGGCGCCGGGGTCGACCGGCTGGTGGCACGGGACGACCTGCCGGACGTGCCGATCACGCGCCTCTCCGACCCCCAGATGGGGCGGATGATGGCCGGGTTCGTGCTCTTCGCGGTGCTGCGTCACGCGCGCGACATCCCTCACTTCGAAGCCGCGCAGGCCCGCTCCGAATGGGCCTACAAGCACCCGCGGGCCGCGAGCGAGACGACCGTCGCCGTGCTCGGCCTGGGGGAGCTCGGCGCGCTGGCGGCGACCGAGATCGCCCGGCAAGGCTACGACACGCACGGCTGGGCGACCCGCCCGAAGGACCTCGCCGGCGTCACGGTGCATTGCGGCGACGACGCGCTCGGCGCGCTGCTGGCGAAGGCCGACATCGTCGTATGCATGCTCCCGCTGACGCCGGAGACGCGCGAGCGGCTGGACGCGGCCGCCTTCGCCGCGATGAAGCCGGGGGCGGCGTTCATCAACGTGTCGCGCGGGGCGGTGGTCGACGAGGCGGCCCTCGTCGAGGCGCTCCGCTCGGGCCACCTCTCGGGCGCCACGCTGGACGTCTTCACCTCCGAGCCGCTCGCCCCCGATCACCCGCTGTGGACGCTTCCGGGCGTCCTGATCACGCCGCATCTGGCCTCGGTCGCGCTGCCCGACAGCGCCGCGCCGCAGATCGCCGCCAACATTCGCGCCGTCCAGACCGGAGGCGCGCTGATCAACGAGGTCTCCCGATCGCGCGGGTACTAG
- a CDS encoding type II 3-dehydroquinate dehydratase: MKRVMFLNGPNANLYGLDRSGTYGSDSFPQIEAACLARAGELGFALDFRQSNHEGVLIDWIQEARQSCAGLLINAAGLTYTSIAILDALLSFEGPIIECHMSNIWKREPFRHHSYISKAATGVIAGLGLKGYLLGLAAMGELIAEPAA, translated from the coding sequence ATGAAGCGTGTCATGTTCCTCAACGGCCCCAATGCCAATCTCTACGGGCTCGACCGAAGTGGCACCTACGGGAGCGACAGCTTCCCCCAGATCGAGGCCGCGTGCCTCGCCCGTGCCGGCGAACTGGGGTTCGCGCTCGACTTCCGCCAGTCGAACCACGAGGGCGTCCTGATCGACTGGATCCAGGAGGCGCGGCAGAGCTGCGCCGGGCTGCTGATCAACGCCGCCGGGCTCACCTACACCTCGATCGCGATCCTCGACGCGCTCCTGTCATTCGAGGGGCCGATCATCGAGTGCCACATGAGCAATATCTGGAAGCGCGAGCCGTTCCGCCACCACTCGTACATCTCCAAGGCGGCGACGGGGGTGATCGCCGGCCTCGGCCTTAAGGGCTATCTCCTCGGCCTGGCGGCGATGGGCGAGCTGATCGCCGAGCCCGCGGCATGA
- a CDS encoding NAD(P)/FAD-dependent oxidoreductase, whose product MTAEKTDTLIVGGGQSGIAMSEHLTAMGIPHIVLERGRVAERWRSQRWDSLVANGPAWHDRFPNLEFDDVGPDVFPPKERMARYFDDYARMIDAPIRTEVEVTRVTRCPGRPGFIAETSQGAIEAQRVVAATGPFQVPAFPKIVPEGAGVAQIHSSDYRNPDQLAPGAVLVVGGGASGCQIAEELRRAGREVYLSIGEHYRPPRSYRNRDYVWWLGVLGKWDEIKTTAKKKHVAFAVSGYDGGRTVDFRRLGHMGITVLGMTTAYHDGVIEIADDLAANIKEGDAAYLDVLREADAYVERNGIGLPPEPEAWTIDADPDCIADPVLRLDLAEAGVATIIWATGYKFDFGWLQVDAFHPDGTPFHKRGISAETGIYFLGLPELTNRASSFIYGCWYDAKYIATHIGVQRNYVAYEKA is encoded by the coding sequence ATGACCGCCGAAAAAACGGACACGCTCATCGTCGGAGGAGGTCAGTCCGGAATTGCGATGAGCGAGCACCTGACGGCGATGGGGATCCCGCACATCGTCCTCGAGCGGGGCCGGGTCGCCGAGCGCTGGCGCTCCCAGCGGTGGGACTCTCTCGTCGCCAACGGCCCTGCCTGGCACGACCGCTTCCCGAATCTCGAGTTCGACGACGTCGGTCCCGACGTCTTCCCGCCGAAGGAGCGCATGGCGCGGTACTTCGACGACTACGCCCGGATGATCGACGCACCGATCCGCACCGAGGTCGAGGTCACGCGGGTGACACGGTGCCCGGGGCGGCCGGGCTTCATCGCCGAGACCTCGCAGGGTGCCATCGAGGCGCAGCGCGTCGTCGCCGCCACCGGGCCGTTCCAGGTGCCCGCCTTCCCGAAGATCGTCCCCGAGGGCGCGGGCGTGGCGCAGATCCACTCGTCGGACTATCGCAACCCCGACCAGCTGGCGCCGGGCGCGGTGCTCGTCGTCGGCGGCGGCGCGTCGGGTTGCCAGATCGCCGAGGAGCTGCGGCGCGCGGGCCGCGAGGTGTACCTGTCGATCGGCGAGCACTATCGCCCGCCCCGGTCGTACCGCAACCGCGACTATGTCTGGTGGCTCGGCGTCCTGGGCAAGTGGGACGAGATCAAGACGACCGCCAAGAAGAAGCACGTCGCCTTCGCGGTCAGCGGCTACGACGGCGGGCGGACCGTCGATTTCCGCCGCCTCGGCCACATGGGCATCACCGTGCTGGGCATGACCACGGCCTACCACGACGGCGTGATCGAGATCGCGGACGACCTCGCCGCGAACATCAAGGAAGGCGACGCCGCCTACCTCGACGTGCTGCGCGAGGCGGACGCCTACGTCGAGCGGAACGGCATCGGCCTGCCGCCGGAGCCGGAAGCGTGGACGATCGACGCCGACCCGGACTGTATCGCCGACCCGGTCCTCCGGCTGGACCTCGCCGAGGCCGGCGTCGCCACCATCATCTGGGCGACCGGCTACAAGTTCGACTTCGGCTGGCTCCAGGTCGACGCCTTCCACCCGGATGGGACACCGTTTCACAAGCGCGGAATCTCGGCGGAGACCGGGATATACTTCCTCGGCCTGCCCGAACTGACGAACCGCGCCTCCTCGTTCATCTACGGCTGCTGGTACGACGCGAAGTATATCGCGACCCACATCGGCGTTCAGCGCAACTATGTCGCCTACGAAAAGGCCTGA
- a CDS encoding oxidoreductase, with product MSDQIQASAAGRFQFPGTDIVVNRMGYGAMQLAGPHVFGPPADPDEARAVLREAIALGVDHIDTSDFYGPHVTNTLIREALAPYPDDLTLVTKVGAWRDDAGNWNLRRDADFLRRSVEDNLRRLGLAAMDVVNLRMGGPEDDIAAPMRAMKALQDDGLVRHIGVSTVTADQLRAARDIAPIVCVQNHYNLVQREDDALIDTLAEAGIAYVPYFPLGGFWPIQMEGLTRIAERLGRSKQQVALAWLLQRSPNILVIPGTSTRAHLRDNVAAAALTLDDATMAELNGLHAAR from the coding sequence ATGAGCGACCAGATCCAAGCATCCGCCGCCGGGCGGTTTCAGTTCCCCGGCACCGACATCGTCGTCAACCGCATGGGCTACGGGGCGATGCAGCTCGCCGGCCCGCACGTCTTCGGCCCGCCCGCGGATCCGGACGAGGCCCGCGCCGTGCTGCGCGAGGCGATCGCCCTCGGCGTCGACCATATCGACACCAGCGACTTCTACGGCCCGCACGTCACCAACACGCTGATCCGCGAGGCGCTCGCCCCCTACCCGGACGACCTCACGCTCGTCACCAAAGTCGGCGCCTGGCGCGACGATGCCGGCAACTGGAACCTCAGGCGCGACGCGGATTTCCTGCGCCGGTCCGTGGAGGACAACCTGCGGCGGCTGGGCCTGGCGGCGATGGACGTCGTCAACCTGCGCATGGGCGGCCCCGAGGACGACATCGCCGCGCCGATGCGGGCGATGAAGGCGTTGCAGGACGACGGACTGGTGCGCCACATCGGCGTGAGCACGGTGACGGCGGACCAGCTGCGGGCGGCGCGCGACATCGCGCCCATCGTGTGCGTGCAGAACCACTACAACCTGGTTCAGCGCGAGGACGACGCACTGATCGACACGCTGGCCGAGGCCGGCATCGCCTATGTCCCCTACTTCCCGCTCGGCGGCTTCTGGCCGATCCAGATGGAAGGCCTGACGCGCATCGCCGAACGGCTCGGCCGATCCAAGCAGCAGGTCGCCCTCGCCTGGCTGCTGCAACGCAGCCCCAACATCCTCGTCATCCCCGGCACGTCGACGCGCGCGCACCTGCGCGACAACGTCGCCGCCGCGGCCCTGACGCTGGACGACGCGACGATGGCGGAGCTGAACGGCCTTCACGCGGCGCGCTGA
- a CDS encoding LysR family transcriptional regulator codes for MANNDAFPLDDLTVFLAVAEHGGFRAAAKRLGRAPSTVSATVTRLEAQIGSPLFARTTRSVRPTEVGLALEERVRPLVSEARQALEMARTDGTVVRGPLRLNVPGAVMIDILPPVVDRFLARHPDVEVELVVDDRFVDAIAAGCHAGVRYDEALEQDMIAVPFGPRRQQFAVAAAPGYLERRGVPRHPCELPAHDGILFRFGSGALTRWELEQGDRVFEAQPRARLILSTTAVAAGIGHAIAGAGLIGTFRNWLEPSFADGRLVPVLQSWWPAFDGPKLYYPSRFMPSPLRAFVDLIREERGQS; via the coding sequence ATGGCGAACAATGACGCCTTCCCGCTGGACGACCTCACGGTGTTCCTCGCCGTCGCCGAGCATGGCGGCTTTCGCGCCGCCGCCAAGCGGCTGGGCCGCGCCCCCTCGACCGTCAGCGCCACCGTGACCCGGCTGGAGGCGCAGATCGGCTCGCCGCTGTTCGCCCGCACCACCCGCAGCGTCCGGCCGACCGAGGTGGGGTTGGCACTCGAGGAGCGGGTGCGGCCGCTGGTCTCGGAGGCCCGGCAGGCGCTGGAGATGGCGCGGACCGACGGGACGGTCGTGCGCGGGCCGCTCCGCCTCAACGTGCCCGGCGCCGTCATGATCGACATCCTGCCGCCCGTCGTCGACCGCTTCCTCGCCCGTCACCCGGATGTCGAGGTGGAGCTGGTCGTCGACGACCGTTTCGTCGATGCGATCGCCGCGGGCTGTCACGCGGGCGTGCGCTACGACGAGGCGCTGGAGCAGGACATGATCGCCGTGCCGTTCGGCCCGCGGCGGCAGCAGTTCGCGGTGGCCGCGGCGCCGGGCTACCTGGAGCGGCGCGGCGTGCCACGGCACCCGTGCGAGCTGCCGGCGCACGACGGCATTCTCTTCCGATTCGGCAGCGGCGCGCTGACGCGCTGGGAGCTGGAGCAGGGAGACCGGGTGTTCGAGGCGCAGCCCCGCGCGCGGCTGATCCTCAGCACCACCGCCGTCGCGGCCGGGATCGGCCACGCGATCGCCGGGGCCGGACTGATCGGCACCTTCCGCAACTGGTTGGAGCCGAGTTTCGCGGACGGTCGGCTCGTCCCGGTGCTCCAGTCCTGGTGGCCTGCCTTCGACGGGCCGAAGCTCTATTATCCGAGCCGCTTCATGCCGAGCCCGCTGCGCGCGTTCGTCGACCTGATCCGCGAGGAACGGGGTCAGTCGTAG
- a CDS encoding DUF3299 domain-containing protein, translated as MRTILATVLAAFVGLAGPGAAGAEPIAIDWGDLIPPAAAAAPDPVDEMERRLGLTPQDRRLTTPRGLVQHGQLGDVPGGVDVVHTYDGRTVSLSGFVIPLDYTAEGVTSFMLVPFVGACIHVPPPPPNQLVFVTSDRPVGIRGLFSAYTVTGTFGTMTTETDLARVGYVMTADAVTPYD; from the coding sequence ATGCGCACCATCCTCGCCACCGTCCTCGCCGCATTCGTCGGCCTCGCCGGGCCTGGGGCCGCCGGCGCCGAGCCGATCGCGATCGATTGGGGCGACCTCATCCCGCCGGCGGCCGCCGCCGCGCCGGATCCCGTCGACGAGATGGAGCGGCGGCTCGGCCTCACGCCGCAGGACCGCCGGTTGACGACGCCGCGCGGCCTCGTCCAGCACGGCCAGCTCGGCGACGTGCCGGGCGGCGTCGACGTGGTGCACACCTATGACGGTCGGACGGTCAGCCTCTCCGGCTTCGTCATCCCGCTCGACTATACCGCCGAGGGGGTCACGAGTTTCATGCTGGTCCCGTTCGTGGGCGCCTGCATCCATGTGCCGCCCCCGCCGCCCAACCAGCTGGTGTTCGTCACCAGCGACCGGCCGGTCGGCATCCGCGGCCTCTTCTCGGCCTACACCGTCACCGGAACCTTCGGCACGATGACGACCGAGACCGACCTCGCGCGCGTCGGCTACGTCATGACGGCCGACGCGGTGACGCCCTACGACTGA
- a CDS encoding ABC transporter permease: protein MMLLRLAAASLLNRRLTALLTIFAVALSVALFLGTEKIRTSARASFADTISGTDLVMGARSGGVQLLLYAVFRIGNATNNVTWESFEEIASRPEVDWAVPLSLGDSHRGFRVLGTTDGYFEHYRTRGDRALELAAGTRFDDLFDTVLGADVAAELGYAVGDEIVVAHGLASFTAHDDKPFRVAGILKKTGTPVDRTVHVGLAAIEAIHVDWQSGARMPGAAVSADAVRGMDLRPRAITAALIGVKSRLQIFTLQRAINEYRAEPLLAVLPGIALQELWGIVGVAETALTVVSAMVVATALLGLATMILASLNERRREMAILRALGARPRTILTLLVTEAGLICLAGVAAGAGLLYAGLFALRPMIDSAFGLYLAIAPPTGAEWLMLAAVVGAGVLISLVPAVRAYRMSLADGMSVKT, encoded by the coding sequence ATGATGCTCCTGCGCCTCGCGGCCGCCTCGCTTCTCAATCGCCGGCTGACCGCGCTGCTCACGATCTTCGCCGTGGCGCTCTCGGTCGCCCTCTTCCTCGGCACCGAGAAGATCCGCACCAGCGCAAGAGCCAGCTTCGCCGACACCATCTCCGGCACCGACCTCGTCATGGGTGCGCGCTCGGGCGGGGTGCAGCTCCTGCTCTACGCCGTCTTCCGCATCGGCAACGCCACCAACAACGTCACCTGGGAGAGCTTCGAGGAGATCGCCTCGCGACCCGAGGTCGACTGGGCGGTGCCTCTCTCGCTGGGGGACAGCCATCGCGGCTTCCGTGTCCTGGGCACCACCGACGGCTATTTCGAGCACTACCGCACCCGCGGCGACCGCGCGCTGGAACTCGCCGCCGGCACCCGCTTCGACGACCTGTTCGACACGGTGCTGGGCGCCGACGTCGCCGCCGAGCTCGGCTACGCCGTGGGCGACGAGATCGTCGTCGCCCACGGTCTCGCCTCCTTCACCGCGCATGACGACAAGCCGTTCCGCGTCGCCGGCATCCTGAAGAAGACCGGCACCCCGGTGGACCGCACCGTGCACGTCGGTCTCGCCGCGATCGAGGCGATCCACGTCGACTGGCAGAGCGGGGCGCGGATGCCGGGCGCGGCCGTCTCGGCCGACGCCGTTCGCGGGATGGACCTGCGACCGCGGGCGATCACCGCGGCGCTGATCGGCGTGAAGTCCCGCCTTCAGATCTTCACCCTGCAACGCGCGATCAACGAATATCGCGCGGAGCCGCTGCTGGCCGTCCTCCCCGGCATCGCGCTGCAGGAGCTTTGGGGCATCGTCGGCGTCGCGGAGACGGCACTGACGGTGGTGTCGGCGATGGTGGTGGCGACCGCGCTCCTCGGCCTCGCGACGATGATCCTCGCCTCGCTCAACGAGCGGCGGCGCGAGATGGCGATCCTGCGCGCGCTCGGCGCCCGCCCCCGCACGATCCTCACGCTGCTGGTGACCGAGGCAGGGTTGATCTGCCTCGCCGGCGTCGCGGCGGGCGCTGGGCTCCTCTATGCCGGCCTCTTCGCGCTGCGGCCGATGATCGACAGCGCGTTCGGCCTCTACCTCGCCATTGCCCCGCCGACCGGTGCCGAATGGCTGATGCTCGCGGCCGTCGTCGGCGCCGGCGTCCTGATCAGCCTCGTTCCGGCGGTGCGGGCTTACCGCATGTCGCTGGCCGATGGCATGAGCGTCAAAACCTGA
- a CDS encoding ABC transporter ATP-binding protein — protein MADLALALRDVVFAYPGRDGFALTCPALTVEAGERVLLLGPSGAGKSTLLGLICGILAPSAGQVEVAGTDLSRLSAGARDRFRAERIGIVFQMFNLLPYATALDNIRLALAFAPERRRRVEGRDRAEALRLAAALGLDEAVVAAPAGRLSVGQQQRVAVARALIGSPRLVVADEPTSALDASAQAAFLDVLAAQTSAAHAGLLMVSHDARLAPQFDRVVALTDIVRTERAGARAA, from the coding sequence GTGGCCGACCTCGCGCTCGCGCTGCGGGACGTCGTCTTCGCCTATCCGGGCCGGGACGGGTTCGCGCTCACCTGCCCGGCGCTGACCGTCGAGGCGGGCGAGCGGGTCCTCCTCCTCGGCCCGTCCGGCGCCGGCAAGTCGACGCTTCTGGGCCTTATCTGCGGCATCCTCGCCCCGTCCGCCGGGCAGGTCGAGGTGGCCGGCACCGACCTCTCCCGCCTCTCCGCCGGCGCGCGCGATCGCTTCCGCGCCGAGCGCATCGGCATCGTCTTCCAGATGTTCAACCTCCTCCCCTACGCCACCGCACTGGACAATATCCGCCTCGCGCTCGCCTTCGCGCCCGAGCGGCGCAGGCGGGTCGAGGGGCGCGACCGTGCCGAGGCGTTGCGCCTCGCCGCCGCGCTGGGGCTCGACGAGGCGGTCGTCGCGGCGCCGGCCGGCCGGCTCAGCGTCGGCCAGCAGCAGCGCGTCGCGGTCGCCCGCGCGTTGATCGGCTCGCCCCGCCTCGTCGTCGCCGACGAGCCGACCTCCGCCCTCGACGCCTCCGCTCAGGCCGCCTTCCTCGACGTTCTCGCCGCACAGACCAGCGCCGCGCACGCCGGCCTCCTCATGGTCAGCCACGACGCGCGCCTCGCCCCCCAATTCGACCGGGTCGTCGCCCTGACCGACATCGTGCGGACGGAGCGGGCAGGGGCGCGGGCGGCATGA
- a CDS encoding DUF2796 domain-containing protein translates to MPTKSLIAAAALAGLTVTAAAQEHRELGAHVHGVSTLDVALEDGTLTLDLHAPGMDIVGFEHAASSAADKDAVASAIGQFTRPGELFLLDDAAHCRLAEVVAHLHTGEHDDDHNHAGEEHHDHAAEDHAEDHEAHAEDEPAQGKDAHASREHGGHSEFHARYAFACDAPDHLAAVGLLFFDVFANAQEVEATVVTDAGAAKAEVRRDDPTLPLR, encoded by the coding sequence ATGCCGACCAAGTCCCTCATCGCCGCCGCCGCGCTCGCCGGCCTGACCGTCACCGCCGCCGCGCAGGAGCATCGCGAGCTGGGGGCCCACGTCCACGGCGTCAGCACGCTCGACGTCGCCCTGGAAGACGGGACCCTCACCCTCGACCTGCACGCCCCCGGTATGGACATCGTCGGCTTCGAGCACGCGGCGAGCAGCGCGGCCGACAAGGACGCCGTCGCGAGCGCGATCGGCCAGTTCACGCGGCCGGGCGAGCTCTTCCTCCTCGACGATGCCGCGCATTGCCGCCTCGCCGAAGTGGTCGCCCATCTCCACACCGGCGAGCACGACGACGACCACAACCACGCGGGCGAGGAGCACCACGACCACGCCGCGGAGGACCACGCCGAAGACCACGAGGCGCATGCCGAGGACGAGCCTGCGCAGGGCAAGGATGCCCACGCGTCTCGGGAGCACGGCGGTCACAGCGAGTTCCACGCCCGCTACGCCTTCGCCTGCGACGCCCCGGACCACCTCGCGGCCGTCGGCCTCCTCTTCTTCGACGTCTTCGCCAATGCCCAGGAGGTGGAGGCGACGGTCGTGACCGACGCCGGCGCCGCGAAGGCCGAAGTCCGCCGCGACGATCCCACCCTGCCGCTGCGCTGA
- a CDS encoding Fur family transcriptional regulator — protein MKRSRPAGRNVEQIYAALRTCGRPMSAYQVLDSVRPHGISAPPTVYRALEQLVDKGQVHRLESMNAYIACTDPHHQHDVPVFAICTECKGTEELNGAVVRAVLADQAERAGFTMEHATVELKGRCANCATTEGDTVTVS, from the coding sequence ATGAAACGCTCTCGCCCGGCGGGACGGAACGTCGAGCAGATCTACGCGGCGCTGCGCACCTGCGGCCGGCCGATGAGCGCCTATCAGGTGCTCGACAGCGTGCGCCCGCACGGGATTTCCGCCCCGCCGACGGTGTATCGGGCGCTGGAGCAACTGGTCGACAAGGGGCAGGTGCACCGGCTCGAATCGATGAACGCCTACATCGCCTGCACCGACCCGCACCACCAGCACGACGTTCCGGTCTTCGCCATCTGCACCGAGTGCAAGGGCACCGAGGAGTTGAACGGCGCCGTGGTGCGCGCGGTGCTCGCCGACCAGGCGGAGCGGGCCGGCTTCACGATGGAGCATGCGACGGTCGAGCTGAAGGGCCGGTGCGCCAACTGCGCCACGACCGAGGGGGACACGGTCACAGTGTCATGA
- a CDS encoding GTP-binding protein has protein sequence MIAEAMDLGTRRGAGGRLPVTVLSGFLGAGKTTLLNHILNTRDGRRIAVIVNDMSEVNIDADLVRAGGGDLSRTDETLVELTNGCICCTLRDDLLAEVRRLAEAGRFDHLVIEGTGIAEPLPVATTFEYRDEHGASLSDVARLDTMVTVVDAANLLRDYASHDFLRDRGEVAGALDARTLVDLLVDQIEFADVIVLNKIGMVDAEARAAVRAVIGALNADAHVIETDFGHVALGDVLDTHAFDFARARAHPRWYKELHDFADHVPESEEYGVSSFVYRARRPFHPQKFAAFTARAFPGLIRAKGLFWLATRPAWVAEFSLAGAMCRTGAMGLWWASVPRERWPESSEWRAMMRRHWALGWGDRRQELVFIGRAMDEAAIRAALDDCLHGATDGTEFDPDAYRHLPDPFPRWGRADVA, from the coding sequence ATGATCGCAGAGGCAATGGACTTGGGAACGAGGCGCGGAGCGGGCGGGCGGCTGCCGGTGACCGTGCTGTCCGGCTTCCTCGGCGCGGGGAAGACGACGCTCCTCAATCACATCCTGAACACCCGCGACGGGCGACGAATCGCGGTCATCGTCAACGACATGAGCGAGGTGAACATCGACGCCGACCTCGTGCGCGCGGGCGGCGGCGACCTGTCGCGGACGGACGAGACCCTCGTGGAGCTGACCAACGGCTGCATCTGCTGCACCCTGCGCGACGACCTGCTGGCCGAGGTTCGCCGCCTTGCCGAGGCCGGCCGGTTCGACCATCTCGTCATCGAGGGGACCGGCATCGCCGAGCCGCTCCCGGTCGCAACGACCTTCGAGTACCGCGACGAGCACGGCGCCTCTCTCTCCGACGTCGCACGGCTCGACACGATGGTGACCGTCGTCGACGCCGCGAACCTCCTGCGCGACTATGCCAGCCACGACTTCCTCCGGGACCGGGGCGAGGTCGCCGGTGCCCTCGACGCGCGCACGCTGGTCGACCTCCTCGTCGACCAGATCGAGTTCGCCGACGTCATCGTCCTCAACAAGATCGGCATGGTGGATGCGGAGGCTCGCGCGGCAGTCCGCGCGGTGATCGGCGCGCTCAACGCCGACGCGCACGTGATCGAGACCGACTTCGGCCACGTCGCCCTCGGCGACGTCCTCGACACGCACGCCTTCGATTTCGCGCGCGCCCGGGCACACCCGCGCTGGTACAAGGAGCTGCACGACTTCGCCGACCATGTGCCGGAAAGCGAGGAATATGGCGTGTCGAGTTTCGTCTACCGTGCGCGGCGGCCGTTCCATCCGCAGAAATTCGCCGCCTTCACCGCGCGCGCCTTCCCCGGCCTGATCCGCGCGAAGGGGCTCTTCTGGCTGGCGACGCGACCGGCCTGGGTCGCCGAGTTCAGCCTCGCGGGGGCCATGTGCCGGACCGGGGCGATGGGCCTGTGGTGGGCGTCGGTCCCGCGCGAGCGCTGGCCGGAGAGTTCCGAATGGCGAGCGATGATGCGGCGGCATTGGGCGCTCGGCTGGGGCGACCGGCGCCAGGAGCTGGTCTTCATCGGCCGCGCGATGGACGAGGCCGCGATCCGCGCCGCGCTGGACGACTGCCTCCATGGCGCCACGGACGGGACCGAGTTCGATCCCGACGCCTATCGCCACCTGCCCGACCCCTTCCCCCGCTGGGGCCGAGCCGATGTGGCCTGA